CTGTCACCTGGACTTTCTGAGCTTTTCTTTTCCCTATGTGTGTATAAAGGGGGTTACAGTCTTGATTAGGGTAATCAACCACCCTGTCAAGGGGAAATATGGTTACTGCTACACAAAGTAGGCAGAAAGGAATGCAAGTAACTCCATGGAATTCCTTGGGGAATCTTCACATGCCAGCAGGACTAACAAGTGCTCAGATTCGCTAGGAATAAAGGTTTAGGTTACCCCATCAAAAAAAGAATCCCAACCAACTAAAGTGCTGGCCAAAGGCAGGGGGCATGACATGGCTCACAGAGAAGGGATGTTATAAATGCCAGCAGCAGCCTTATGACCATTACAGAAATGAAGACATAGCAATGGCCTCTTTTCCTCCttgctgtgtttttcttttcctttcctctagTATCATATAGGGTATGCTGGTGGCAGTTACATTTACCATTTATCCCTTATATTACAGGATATTGAGACAGAATTAGTGGTACCAGTGGAAGAATGAACTTATAGCTGGATTCATGAACAGGATATGCCCCATAGGGTGTCTTTCCTTTGGGGAGATCGGTATATTTTGGTTATATATGAGAGTTCCCTTATGTTAGAAACATGCATAAATCTGTGTGTATGGGAAAAGGATGGGAGTGTATGGTATGCTATTTTTGCTTATCAAcaatttttgcctttcttttggtGACAATAGGTGGTCTTTTATTTGGGTAAGTACCTTTCCTCCAACTGCCGCAAATACTAATACGGTACCTTGCCCTCCATCCCTCCCAAGAGAGAGGCATATGACTCAAGTGAAATCAGACTCTCTCCTGGGATTGGAACTGTGAGCAGGATGATACAGGGAAGGAAGTTGACTGGAGGCAGATCATGTGGGTGGCAGTGTCTTAAACAGAAGGTTCATGAGTCTTGCTACTGAGGTCCCTAGAGCTCCCCTCATTCCTGTATTTCCTGAGGCCTCGTCAGTCAGCTCTTCCTTTGGTCGGGTGAATTTCACAGATACCCTTCTGTAGTGGGCCAGATGGTGGCCCCAAACATCTGTCCATATTTTAATCTCTGGAACTTGTAACTGTTACCTTATTTGGGAAAGGGTCTTTTTGCAAATGTGGTTAAGTTAAGGATCCTGAGATGAGGTCATCTTGGATTATTCTGGTGGGCCTAAATGTCATCAAAAGTGTCCTTGTAAGACAGAGGCACTGGAAGACTTGACATACACAGACACTGAAGTGAGATCAGAGGCAGAGACTtgagtgatgcagccacagccAAGGAAAGCCAAGAATGGTGGCAGCCACCACAAACTAGAAGAGAAATGGAGAGGGTTTCCCCCTGGAGTCTCCAGAGGGAGGgtggccctgctgacatcttgattttggatttctgccctccagaactgtcagagaatacatttctactgttttaagccatcaagtttgtctgaatttgttacagcagctgctGGAAACTAATATATCTtccaataaattcattttttgctTGATGtcagtttctgttgcttataCCCCCAAACTCTAATTGTTAACAGTCATTCAtcactttaattattttataaattacccttttTGACCAAGTTTGTTCAACTGAATTCCTGTCACTTGCAACCTGTTCTGGCTGGCACAACCACAGACAAAGTTTGTGCCAAATCCAGGACTGGAGCCTGAGAATGTGGACTCCAAGTCATTCCACATATTGCCCACCCTCTCCAATCACTCAGACAGCATGTCAGGGAGCCATCTCCATACAAGCAGAAACATGTCCTGGGGCCCAGCTCTTTATTTGCATAATGGTTTTCACTGATACATGGGAAGGGGAGCGAGTTGTTGCTTTTCTGACAGGACCACAAACAGCCTCATGGTAGGCTCAGGCCAGATGATTCTCTCTTGAGCTTTCTCCACACCAGTATTAGGGACCTGTTTGTAGGGTCAGAAAATACGGAAGCCATCGGGTTTCTTGGTGTGTTCTGCAAGACCATAAGGGTGCTACACGCAGCCCTTCTGATCTGCCCCTAACCTGGGTTCAGCTGGGCCTAGATGTAAGGAGCAGAGTGTGCAGAAGGGCTGGTATGTGTGTGGTGAATTCAAGGGAGGCCCTTTCCTGCTTAGCTCCATCCTCTCTTCCAATCTGGAGACCCAGAATCCATGCGTATGTAGGGGGCCCACTATGTACTAGGCCCTGTGTATGACACACACCTTCACACATGCCATTCTCTCTGCTTGGAGTACTCCCCCCTGGAACCTCATTTGCTTAATTAGCAATTTATCATTTGGATGGCAGGTTAGATTGTCACTTGCTCAGGAAAGCCTTCTCACTTTCTCGGGCCATGGTCCCTGATACATTATACACACCTGTACTTAGTAGAGCTCGCTATATTTATGTGATTATTGCATTAGAGTCTATCTTCCCTACTAGTCGGTAAGCTTCATGAGTATCGGGATATATTTTCCCACCACTGTATCTCTTGAGACTAGTAAGCAGTCCACAAGGCAGAAGCCAGTATATCAGAGTGGCTGGGCATAACACAACAGCATGTGTGTCTGTTTGTGGGTGGCAGCGGGGGAGACACTATGGGGAACCTGAGAGTGCATGCCTCACGCAAAGGCATTCAGATTCttcaaatgtaataaaaatactgTTGGACTAAGCCGAAACATGACTGCAGGCCACACACGAAGCCCCAGTTTAAGACTCTTCCAACGGGTATttgttgagtgagtgagtgaagaaCCTACAAGGAATATATTGTAAAAACTTCAAGAACCAAGCAGGGACAGGGCAGGCGGAGCTGAACGGTCCTCCTTTTCAGTCTTGTTCACACCTTTTTGAGGGCCAGGTCTCTCTCTGgctatctttttttcccctctgagctTGGCACCCAGTGGGCTGTAGGAATTGGTTGATCTATTCAACATTTACCAAACACCTACTCTGCACCAAGCCCAGAGTTCAAGCAGACAATGTCTTCCATCTTGAGGCTCAGGGTGATGGGACAGAGATAGCCACAGTCAGACAACAACAGCACACTGCTGGGTGCTGTAGCCACAGTATGTGCAAAGGGCTACTGGATCCCCTCCTCTGACTTTCTCAGCAAGTGAAGAGAAGATTCAGCAGGTGGGTATGAGAGATATGCCCCCAGCAAGGGTGAGGGGGCTGGAGCTGGCCAGAAGGGAGAGGACTCTCACACATGGGCCTGGATGGGTACTCTAGGTAGGGCTGGACAATGTAGGGCTGGACGTCTGTGTGATGGGCAGAAAGGAATTGCCAAGGTCAGACTGTTGGGGGAGGGTCTTAGAAGCCAGTATTCGTATATGTCAGCCCTCTGAACATTTCAGAGCTGAGCTGGCTTTAAGTTAGAGACCGCTCTGCTCTCCTTGGCTTTCATTGCCCTCTGGGTCACAGATTCCGACCATTTGACAGAAGGGCTGGAATCTGGACTTGGGGGCAGGGATTGGACCACTTTACACAGCAGGTCTTGGCGCAGCTAGGTTGTCTAGATCTCAGGCCAGGGGCCcttcagattttctttctctcacatCAGCCCTGGGAGGAAGGTCAGAAGATTATTGCTTAGCAAATCTTGCATACCAGCTAAAGAGGCAAGTACAATGCTATGGTACTTCCTCCCAGGACTCATCCTCCTTCCCTCCAGGACTCATCTTTGATTGCTGACTCCTGTTGGATGCTCCTAGAAAGGAACCACAGCTGAGATCCAGAGCTCCTATATCCAAATCTCCTGTCTGGACCCTTCCCTGGCTCTGAAAGGGATTTCTTATCTTGTGGATCAACTCTGGGGATCCATGAATCACCAAAAAACACATGCAAACTTCATGAGGGCAGAAGAAAGATGGAGTTGATGGAGCATTGCTCCAGGTCCACCAACAAGCCCAGATTCCAAACCTGACTCTGCCACTTCTAATTGTGACATCTGGGAGAGGCATCGCTCATCTCttagccttggtttcctcatctgtgaagtggggataATTATCTTTCTCCAACACAAGGCCAAACATGACCTGGCTCATGTACAGGAGGTGCTCAGGAATCATTAGCATCCTTTCAACTTCCTCCCTCTGGCTCATGCCTGCTTCATGAATAGCTTGGAGGCAGGTTTATAAAGCTTTCTGAGTTGCTTGCAGAATCTCACAGAATCTAGGGTAGCACTGTCCTGTCCTGGGCCTTTGGAGGAAGGAATGCAGCTTTTGAATCTCATTTCTCAGGACAGCATGAGTGATCCTGGGAGGCTCACTACCATGAAGAACTTTAGCAGGGGAGGAATCTCTACTGTCTCAGCTGACTGTAGGGGCATGGCAGGGGGTCACGGATCCCTGGTTTTAATACCTCTGAGGGTGTGGAGGCTCACTGGGGGCCTGGCTCTCTAGATCTGCCGACCGTCCCTCCTGAGAGGTTTCTCGGGATGTCTCCAGAGATGCCTCCGACACCCCATCAACGCTGCTCAGCAAGTCCTCAAACTCCCGGTGGTTGCTGTTGCGCACGGCTGCCTCCAGAGCCTTCTGGCGCCGGTAGAAGTGGGAGAACTTGttgaagatgatggtgatgggGAGTGCTACCACCAGGATGCCCCCTAGGATGCAGCCTGAGGCTGCCAGCTTGCCAGCCACCGTCACTGGCACCACATCCCCATAGCCCACGGTGGTCATGCTTACTGtgccccaccaccagcaggcTGGGATGGTGTTAAAGCCCACGTCCTCCTCCTTTTCAGCTGTGTAGGCCACACCAGAGAACACtgacacacccacagccaggTACAGCAGCAAGATGCCCACCTCACGGTAGCTGTGCTGAAAGAGAATGTAGAAAGCCAAGTCAGAGTGGATGGGCTTACAATCCTGGTATTAGgcatatggggaaactgaggcccagagagtatAAAGGACAGGTCCAAAGTCAGCAAGATAGAGCTGGTGCTAAGGCCCAGGTCCCCTGACTTTAAACTAAGACCTTTCAACTACAGTTGGCAGCAAAACCCCCTGGTATTGAGCACAGGCCTAAGTTCTATTGTCCAAGGTATCTGTTAGGCTACAGCTGTTTTTTCTAACTCCGGGGTTACTGGTGGCACCACAGCCAGGGAATGAAgagcttgtgatttttacactgTTGCAGAACCAAGAGAACCATAGTTTATATTCCACAATGCAAAGAGTTGGTTTCATGTACTTTCGACTGGtctgaaaagtataaaaatattttttgctccTCCAGGAAGCTGAGAGGACATAAGTCCCCTGGACCACCCACAGAATTCACTTTCCTATGGCTGTGTATGTTTGCTTTGTCCCTGAGGCCAAGCTCTagggcagtgattctcaaacaggGTGGTTTTGCCCACCACCTCCCCGCCTCCACCCCGCAAGGGACATTTGggaatgtctagagacatttttggttgttgcaACTGGGACAGGTGTCCTACTGTCCTCTAGTGGGtaaaggccagggatgctgctaaacatcctaaaaTGTACAGGGCAGCTCCCACATCAAAGAATTACCTGGTCCCAAATGTCAGTAATGCAAGGCTGAGAACCCCTAGTCTAGAGCAGAGTCTCTCCAACTTTAATGCGTGCAGGAATCATGCAGGGGTCTTGGCAGAACGCAATCGCATAGTCTTGGGTAGAGCCAGAGAATCTACATGTCTAGGAAGCTTCCAAGTGATGAGAAAGCTGCTGGTGGTCAGGGGCctcactttgagtagcaaggctcTCATCTGGAGTATACTACACCTGCATCGGAGACCCTGGCAGCCCTGATTAGTAATACTCTTCTCCCCTACTGAAGACAAAGCTAGTAGTGTCAGGCCCTGGCTCTCTGCATGGAGGGGACAGGGCAGCGTTCTGGGGCACAGGGATCTTCCCTGGGGAGATGCTGAGCTCAGGGGGTCTGGTGAATGTAATTCCTTATACCTGCCCACTGCCCTAGGATTCTGCCTAGGTCATCTGCCAGCACCCAGTATCCTGAGGGCATACAAGAGGCTTTACTAAGCCATGGGTGGAAGGGATCTTTCTTTTAGCATTGTCTGGGGATTATCAGCAGGGTCGCATGGAGCTTTAGGAGAAAGAACATGAGGTGCTGGAGCCAGGCACAGCTGGGTTCTTCTCTGGGTTCTACTGCTTATTGAGGAAACTCCAACAAGCACTGTCACCTctgggagcctcagtttccacctctGCAAAGCAGTGACAATAACCCTTACCTCTGTTTAAACCTCTCACGAGCTCTCCTATACCCTCGGGACCAAGTCCAAAATCATGTGCCAAGACTTCATGACCCTTCGGTGCCCCGCCCCGCTAGCCTCTTCAATTTCATCTCTGGGAATCTCCTTCCCTCCATGTCCTCCTCCCAGCATTCATCCTGTTCTCTCTCCAGGCCTCGGCACACGCCGTTCGCCTTGCCTCCCTCTTCAAACCAGGCTAATTTCACCCCCCTTGAGTGCAAGCTTGCCAGGGCAGTGATTCACCCACAATGCAGCACCTGGCACAAGGAGGATGCTCAGTAAACTGCAACCAGGCTTTAAAGAGCCAACCCTCcaacctcagcttcttcatctacGGGAAGATAATAAATAATAGCATCTTCCTGAGGAAGTTCTCCTAAGGACTAAATTGATAATGGATGTGAAATTGGCACAGATTTagtgctcagtaagtgttagcTCCTGGGATTATTCCTAGACTTTACCTATTAAGAGTGACCTATGATTATCAGAGTCCCCTGATAGTGCCAGAAGAAAGGCTCTAGCAGAAAGCCAGTTAGCATCCTGCTTTGCGCATCTTTGTGATATATATAATTTGATGTTTGATAGATATATCAAAAgtgatctttgtcttttttcttcgttttgaaaaagaaagacaagcaaAGCTATGCCCCAGTTTTCTCCCCAGGAAAAAGAGATAACGGTAAGCCCTTCTTCACAGGGCTGTTGGGATAGTCACACTGCATGTGAAACGTACACCTGGTGTCCagccctgtgcctggcacaaaggaCGGCATCTCAGTTGAACGTAAGCCTGGACTCGGCAGGCTTGTAAGTTAACCTGCTAACCTGCCGGATGGCTACACCCGCCCACCCCAGCTCCAACCTGGCCTCAGAGGCCGTACCTTGAGCGTGGCTCCCAGCGAGCGCAGCCCGGTGGAATGGCGCGCCAACTTGAGTACGCGGAAGATGCGCATGAGGCGGAACACctgcaccaccttgcccaggtGGCCGAACTCCTTGCCGCCCTGGTCGCCCAGTGCCACACCAGCCAGCAGCGTGAGATAGAAGGGCAGCACAGACACAATGTCGATGAGGTTGAGCGGGTGGCAGAAGAAGTTGCGCGTACTGGGCGCCAGCAGGAGGCGCGACGACACCTCGAAGCTGAACCAGGCGATGCAGAAGTACTCGAGGCGTCGCAGCACCGGGTCGTCGCGCACGCCTTCCGGGCTGCGGCCCGCAGCCACCGCAGCCACGGCGGCCGCCGCCTCGCGGGCCTGGTACTCGGGCAGGCTGTGGATGCACATGGCGGCGATGGAGGCGAGCACCACGCTGATGGAGACGCAGCTGAAGAGCTTGCTCGGCAGCGAGTAGCCCGGGTTCTCCATGGTCAGCCAGAGGCGGCGGCGCAGGCGGCCACAGCGCGCCGCGCCATAGCGCGCCAGTTCTCGCTGCACGTCGGAGATCTCGTCGGGGCACGGGTCCACGCTGCTCGGCGTGTCGCTGTCCTCGTCCCAGGCGTGCGGCTGGGTCAGCCGCCTCTCCAGGTAGCGCGCGCGGCAGCACGCGGCAAGCGCGTTCTCGCCTAGGCCCCAGTAGTCGGCCTCCTGGCCAAAGGCGAAGACGCACAGCTCGTCGAGCACGTGCAGGTGGCCAGTGCGGTAGAAGTGCAGCAGGCTCAGGAAGAAGCCCGGGTGCCGGTCGAAGTAGAATTCGCGCGCCGCCTCGTCGTAGTCGTCGCACAGGCGCCGCGCCTGCTCCTCCGACGCCGCGGCGTGCAGGCGGCCCAGCCG
This window of the Gorilla gorilla gorilla isolate KB3781 chromosome 21, NHGRI_mGorGor1-v2.1_pri, whole genome shotgun sequence genome carries:
- the KCNS1 gene encoding delayed-rectifier potassium channel regulatory subunit KCNS1 isoform X1, with the translated sequence MLMLLVRGTHYENLRSKVVLPTPLAGRSTETFVSEFPGPDTGIRWRRSDEALRVNVGGVRRQLSARALARFPGTRLGRLHAAASEEQARRLCDDYDEAAREFYFDRHPGFFLSLLHFYRTGHLHVLDELCVFAFGQEADYWGLGENALAACCRARYLERRLTQPHAWDEDSDTPSSVDPCPDEISDVQRELARYGAARCGRLRRRLWLTMENPGYSLPSKLFSCVSISVVLASIAAMCIHSLPEYQAREAAAAVAAVAAGRSPEGVRDDPVLRRLEYFCIAWFSFEVSSRLLLAPSTRNFFCHPLNLIDIVSVLPFYLTLLAGVALGDQGGKEFGHLGKVVQVFRLMRIFRVLKLARHSTGLRSLGATLKHSYREVGILLLYLAVGVSVFSGVAYTAEKEEDVGFNTIPACWWWGTVSMTTVGYGDVVPVTVAGKLAASGCILGGILVVALPITIIFNKFSHFYRRQKALEAAVRNSNHREFEDLLSSVDGVSEASLETSRETSQEGRSADLESQAPSEPPHPQRSLILVWRKLKRESSGLSLP
- the KCNS1 gene encoding delayed-rectifier potassium channel regulatory subunit KCNS1 isoform X2 is translated as MLMLLVRGTHYENLRSKVVLPTPLAGRSTETFVSEFPGPDTGIRWRRSDEALRVNVGGVRRQLSARALARFPGTRLGRLHAAASEEQARRLCDDYDEAAREFYFDRHPGFFLSLLHFYRTGHLHVLDELCVFAFGQEADYWGLGENALAACCRARYLERRLTQPHAWDEDSDTPSSVDPCPDEISDVQRELARYGAARCGRLRRRLWLTMENPGYSLPSKLFSCVSISVVLASIAAMCIHSLPEYQAREAAAAVAAVAAGRSPEGVRDDPVLRRLEYFCIAWFSFEVSSRLLLAPSTRNFFCHPLNLIDIVSVLPFYLTLLAGVALGDQGGKEFGHLGKVVQVFRLMRIFRVLKLARHSTGLRSLGATLKHSYREVGILLLYLAVGVSVFSGVAYTAEKEEDVGFNTIPACWWWGTVSMTTVGYGDVVPVTVAGKLAASGCILGGILVVALPITIIFNKFSHFYRRQKALEAAVRNSNHREFEDLLSSVDGVSEASLETSRETSQEGRSADLESQAPSEPPHPQRY